The Geotrypetes seraphini chromosome 2, aGeoSer1.1, whole genome shotgun sequence genome contains the following window.
GAGTTTTTTTCTGGTGTACTTTCTAGAAGGTTTTGACGACGAGTGCAGAAAGCTACCTGACATGAACTAGGGTGCACAGAGAAgccgtaaagaaataaaacaatttttttttttctcacaagaATATGGTGTGCTGTCTGGTTTACTGAAGATAGCAATACTCAGGCTGTAGCATAGTTAATTCCAGAAGCCTCAGGGGTTTAACCACACTGTGATTGGGAGACACGGAATAAGTGGTGGTAAATGTCACAATCACAGATTTggaccttagaaacatagaaaaagacggcagataagggccgcggcccatctagtctgcccaccccaatgaccctcccctatttaactctgtgcagagatcccacgtgacgatcccatttcttcttaaaatcaggcacgctgcttgcctcgatcacctgaagtggaagtctattccagcgatcaaccactctttcggtgaaaaagtatttcctggtgtcgccatgtaatttcccgcccctgattttccatggatgtcctcttgtcgccgtcggacctttgaaaaagaagatatcttcttctacctcgatacagcccgtgaggtatttgaacgtctcgatcatgtctcccctctctctgcgttcctcgagtgagtatagccgtaatttatccagccgttgttcgtacgggagatccttgagtcccgagaccatccgggtggccatttgctggactgactcaagcctcagtacatccttgcgataatgaggcctccagaattgcacgcaatattccagatggggcctcaccatggatctatacaacggcataatgacttcagacttgcagctgacgaaactcctacgtatacatcctatgatctgcctagccttagatgaagcccgctccacttgattggcagtcttcatgtcttcactgatgattacccccaagtcccgttctgcaacagtccttgctaggatctcgccatttagggtgtaagtctcgcatggattttgactgccaaggtgcatgactttgcattgaagctcagttgccaggtcctagaccattgctccaataggagtaggtcgtgtttcatattgtccttGACGTACAGTAACTTAGGCGGGTCCCTAGAAGACGCCTAGGCGTCCCTTTCACAATGTATATGGTTTGGCTCCCATGTGGATCTTCTTATGAAACTTTAGATTTGAAAACTGAGTGAagattttattacactcagtacacatAAATGGTTTGTGACCTGTATGGataattttgtgtctttttagatatgAAAGGTGAGTGAAGTgtttcttacactcagtacacgtaaaTGGTTtctgccctgtgtggatcatttgtgactttttagatatgaaaggctagtgaagcttttattacattcagtacacataaatggtttgtgccctgtgtggatcctctggtgactttttagatatgaaagaaaagtgaagcttttattacattcagtacatgtaaatggtttgtgccctgtgtggatcctctggtgactttttagatttgaaagaaaagtgaagcttttattacactcagtacaagtaaatggtttgtaccctgtgtggataaTTTTGTgagtttttagatctgaaaggcgagtgaagcttttattacactcaatacatgtatatggtttgtaccttgtgtggatcattttgtgtctttttagatatgaaagctgattgaagcttttcttacactcagtacatgtaaatggtttgtgcccggtgtggatcattttgtgactttttagatttgaaaggcgagtgaagcttttcttacactcagtgcatgtaaatggtttgtaccctgtgtgaaCCCTCTCATGGATTTTTAGGTCTGAAAGCTGAatgaagcttttcttacactcagtacatgtaaatggtttgtgcccaGTGTGGATCTTTTTGTGGCTTTTTAGATATGAAAGgctagtgaagcttttattacactcagtgcatgtaaatggtttgtgtcctgtatggatcattttgtgattttttagatctgaaaggcGAGTGAAGCTTTTTTTACACTCGGTACACGTAAATGGTTTGtcccctgtgtggatcattttgtgacattttagatttgaaaggcgagtgaagcttttattacactcattacacgtaaatggtttgtgcccggtgtggatcattttgtgtttttttagatctgaaaggcgagtgaagcttttattacactcagtacacgtaaacggtctgtgccctgtgtggatcctctggtgactttttagatctgaaagacaagtgaagcttttattacattcagtacacataaatggtttgtgccctgtgtggatctgCTGGTgactttttagatctgaaagacaattgaagcttttattacactcagtacatataaatggtttgtgccctgtgtggatcattttgtgactttttagatatgaaaggcgagtgaagcttttattacactcagtacatataaatggtttgtgccctgtgtggatcattttatgactttttagatttgaaaggcgagtgaagcttttatcacactcagtacatttaaatggtttgtaccctgtgtggatcattttgtgtctttttagaactgaaagccgagtgaagcttttattacaatcagcacatgtatatggtttgtctcctgtgtgaaTCCTCTCATgaaattttagatttgaaagccgagtgaagcttttattacattcaatacacgtatatggtttgtaccctgtgtggatcacttggtgGTTTTTTAGAGCAGAATGCCAAGTGAAggttttattacactcagtacatgtaaatggtttgtgccctgtgtggatcacttggtgTTTTTTTAGAGCAGAATGCCGAGTGAAggttttattacattcagtacacgtaaatggtttgtaccctgtgtggatcagtTGGTGGTTTTTTAGAGCAGAATGCCGAGTGAAGGTTTTATTACAGtcggtacatgtaaatggtttgtgccctgtgtggattattttgtgtctttttagagctgaaagccgagggaagcttttattacactcagtagcGGTAGATGGGTTCACATTTTTAGGATCCCTTTTGAGCAACTGAAgttcttttttgtgtgtttttccttTCCTCTTACCATGGTGGAATTTAGAAGTCACTTTATCACTGTTTTTAATTTGGAAGGGTCCCTCTGCTAGGTGTCTCTGGTCCTCCGGGATGTAACTCAGATCCCTGTCATTTCTCTCacacttcctgactccatcccttgAGACATCTGTAGGGTCTCTCTGTTTCTTTGATTCCTGCTTATAATTCTTTGTGTTAATCTTCTCAGTTCCCTGGGAAATATTCTCACAGACATTTTCTGAGTGTGTTTGGATTTGTTCCATTTCTACCAGATTTTCTCCTtgattcttttctctcttccattCGTGTTGGATCTGATGATCTGCTGGATAGAAACAGAAGGTATTTCTCATGAGTTAGAATATAGCAGTGGTTTCTAAGATACTAGTAGAATCGGTGTATAATGAGGAAAGATAAGAAACTGACCAATTCTCAAACCACGTATGGAAAATCCTGGTGCGACAAACCTGTTTGCAAAGCATTttttccagcatttctctctagATAGTGCCAGTTTGTGAGCTGTTCCTTGGAATGGGCAGTGTGTAGAGTTAAGGGAGTCAATTCTCTCAAGGGTGCCAAACGTCTGAGTGCTCCGACTTTAATCTACCAGCTGATTTACCTGTTTTATCAGCTGAGCTCAGGATTGGGAGCTTGCTCCGCCTCCTCCTTTTGCTGTCAGACACTGCTGGACTTTAAAAAGCAGTGTGCCTCCATTCGGTGTGCCGTCAAAGATGCATGCCTTAGCATGGTGTCTGCAAGTGGATTGCCAATTTAAAGATTATTCAGGATTTTCCAGCTAAATGGTACATTTTGGAAgctattttgaaaaactgcatgaTTGGAAAGAACTCTAACTTTTTGTATTTTGATATGGATTTGTACCACAAAGATTTAGATATTATGTCTCCTGAAACACTTTTCTGTAACGCCAACTGAGAGATTAGAAAGTAGTTGTTATAGTTGACTGAACTAGATATCTACGTATATCTGCAAACTTCTTGTATAAATTCTAAGTCCTTTCTAAATATTTTAACAATGGATTATCTAATTAAGAGAatcttatttttttgtatttttatatctGATCTGTTTTAGAAGCAGGTTTTTAGGAGTTTCAGCATGAGAATTTATTTTGACCCATTATTCCTTAAACAGGTATGCAAGATCTGATAAACCTTATCTCCTGTAATGCACACTTGAGCACACTTGATAATTGTTCTGAATTAGGTCCATttccaattcaagtgccaatttcTTCACATCATCAGTCTCGACCTACTTATAGAAGACAGCGATGCTTCTTCACATCATCAGTCtagaccagtgatctcaaactcaaaccctttgcggggccacattttggatttgtaggtacttggagggccgcagaaaaaaatagttaatgtcttattaaagaaatgacaattttgcataaggtaaaactgttgaaggaaagttttataaactataaagagttttacctcatgcaaaattgtcatttctttaataagacattaactattttttctgcggccctccaagtactctattttttctgcagcactcacattttaaagtttaatatcttttctttctcaaaactggcacatttctattactaaattgaaaataaaatctttttcctacctttgtttggtaatttcatcagtctctggttgcattttattcttctgactgtgcattcaatatttcttctcttctttcagcctcctgtatgcttcctctcctccagacctcattccctcccccaactttttctttctttttctgtctgtctttctctgattccttgtcccattttttgctttgtttctggctccttgtccccccccttctttctttcttccttcctgccctcccccatgccaccgccgccggggaataggctgctgctgctgccgccatcgggaacaggccgagatctccacggggccgcCCAACTCGtgccgcccaacgtcaattctaacgtcggaaaggacgttccaggcagccaggcagcgattggctagccagaacgtcctctcgacgtcagaattgaggttgggcggcgagagaagcagggagatcaaagagcatggtgccggcctgttccccgatggcagcggtgagaagggaagggaaacagttgggcacccctgctctagacgagccgcgagccgcactctaggaagaacagtggagggtgaccagctgtgcggaccgcccccccttggtacgccactggagcagcagcgtgtctggccggctcattccattcaaagccgcgggtggcagttccttgcgagatccgcgcctgcatctAAAGCctttctgatgttgtgatgtcagagaggcttccgatgcaggagtgaatagcgcaaggagccgccaaccgcagctttgaacggaacgaaccagccagacccgctgctgctccaaaaggaagggaatgatccagttcagaccgcgggccgcaaataaaacttggagagccacatgtggcccgcgggccgcgtgtttgagaccgcttgtCTAGACCTACTTATAGAAGAGAGCGATGTCTCGACCTACATATAGAAGACAGCTATATTTCTTCACATCATCAGTCTAGACCTACTTATAGAAGAGAGCGATGTCTAGACCTACTTATAGAAGACAGCAATGTTTACTTATAGAAGACAGTGATGTTTCTTCACATCATCAGTCTAGACCTACTTATAGAAGAGATGTCTAGACCTACTTATAGAAAAGAGCGATGTTTCTTCACATCATCAGTCTAGACCTACTTATAGAAGAAGAGAGCGATGTCTCGACCTACTTATAGAAGACAGCGATGTTTCTTCACATCATCAGTCTAGACCTACTTATAGAAGAAAGCGATGTCTAGACCTACTTATAGAAGACAGCGATGTTTCTTCACATCATCAGTCTAGACCTACTTATAGAAGAGAGCAATGTCTAGACCTACTTATAGTAAAGAGCGATGTTTCTTCACATCATCAGTCTAGACCTACTTATAGAAGAGAGCAATGTCTAGACCTACTTATAGTAAAGAGCGATGTTTCTTCACATCATCAGTCTAGACCTACTTATAGAAGAAGAGAGCGATGTCTAGACCTACTTATAGAAGACAGCGATGTTTCTTCACATCATCAGTCTAGACCTACTTATAAAAGAGAGCAATGTCGACCTATCTAGACCTACTTATAGAAGACAGCGATGTTTCTTCACATCATCAGTCTAGACCTACTTATAAAAGAGAGCAATGTCGACCTACTTATAGAAGACAGCGATGTTTCTTCACATCATCAATCTAGACCTACTTATAAAATAGAGCAATGTCGACCTACTTATAGAAGACAGCAATGTTTACTTATAGAAGAGAGCGATGTTTCTTCACATCATCAGTCTAGACCTACTTATAGAAGAAAGCGATGTCTAGACCTAATTATAGAAGACAGCGATGTTTAGTTATAGAAGAGAGCGATGTTTACTTATAGAATAGAGCAATTTTTCTTCACATCATCAGTCTAGACCTACTTATAGAAGAGAGCAATGTTTAAAAGATGTACGGTATACACCATCTCCCACAAATATAGACCTTTGTAAGTGTGTATTTAAATATAAGATCCATCCAGAATAAGGTTAAAGATTGGTTGGAGGAGAATCAACTAGATTTTTTGTTTCTGACTGAAACTTGGTCACTCTCGAACCATGATGTAATTATTGGAGATCTTCTTCCCCAGGATTACAAAATTATTCCTTGAGGTGGGATTTTAGCTACTATTTTGTGTGACTATTCTGAATTTCAGATTACTGATTCTAAATCAATCAGTGACCTGGAAATACTCTCATGCAAAGTATCTAGACAGGATCTTCATAATGACTTGATCATAACTTTATTCTATATTCCTCCTAATAACTGGGGAAAGGCAAAACaggaatacatagtaacatagtagatgacggaatatcaagacccgaatggcccatccagtctgcctaaccctacccactctttaaattactgacttaatttaaatcttccttcttcttagctattgctgggccagaacctaaagctctgcctggtactatacttaggttccaaatactgaagtctctatcaaagctcactctagcccatctaaaccatcccagccatcgaagccctccccaacccatctcaAAATTCTTTAAATTTCTTTTATTCTTCAACTAGTATTAATAATTTCCTCACTGGAGATATTATTCTACATTTAGAAAAGGAAGATGATTTTTCTGTACAAGATCgaaaaactttttttatatgaTCGTTAGAATTTTTTATACCTTCACTTACTATATAACCCGTTACAAAGGTCACTGTTTAGATTTAGTTATCATTTCTTCAAAAAACTCTTCTACATCTAATATGAGATTTAAAAGAGGCACTTGGGATAGTAATGTTTGGTCTCAccatgtctaataaataaacttagtgcccttgggatggattcaaaagtaatggactgggtcaggaactggttgagtggaaggcaacagaggtagtgatcaatggagaccgctctgaggaaagggatgttaccagtggtatgcctcaaggttctgttcttgggcctgttctttttaacatttttataaaatgatattgctgaagggttgtcgggtaagatttgcctctttgcggatgataccaaaatctgcaagagtAGGCATGGTGTgagtaacatgaagaaagacctggcaaagcttgaagaatggtctgaaatttagcagctaaactttaatgctaagaaatgcaagttcatgcatttgggctgcaaaaaccagagggacggtacagtttagggggtgaacaacttatgtgcacgacggaaaaGTGgagcttgggtgtgattgtatgtgatggtcttaaggtggccaaacaggttgaaaaggtgactgtgaaagctagaaggatgctaggttgcatagggagaggtatgaccagtaggaaaaaggaggtattgatgcctctgtataagactctggtgagatcttatTTAGAAGGAACTATCTAAAATCCCCAGAGTAAACGAGgcaaaaatataaaaactaaaaatacaCTACCCATTGGGAGAGAACTAGTCAGGTGactacaaattaaataaatacaaattaaatattacaaaactagtgtttaagcctgttacattaacgggtgctagaatatatgtctgtctgtctttctttctgtgtctctccctgcccctgtctctttcttcctttctttctgtctctctccctcccgctatctttctttttttatatctttattagctttatttctttctatctctctccctcccactgtctgtctttctttctatctttctccctggccccctttgtctgtctgtctctctctctctggccccctgtctgtctttctttatttctgtctctctccctgcccgctgtctgtgtgtctgtctttcgttctcgtgcgctgcctgcctgtctttctatctctctccatggcccccttctgtctcccccc
Protein-coding sequences here:
- the LOC117355009 gene encoding zinc finger protein 347-like, with product MAAGASAQMQVTFEDIAISFSQEEWEYLDEEQKELYREVMKENYQTLISLGTGSLTFTPKIISHIERGEEPYIRREPGSEERETWKNSCSADHQIQHEWKREKNQGENLVEMEQIQTHSENVCENISQGTEKINTKNYKQESKKQRDPTDVSRDGVRKCERNDRDLSYIPEDQRHLAEGPFQIKNSDKVTSKFHHGKRKGKTHKKELQLLKRDPKNVNPSTATECNKSFPRLSALKRHKIIHTGHKPFTCTDCNKTFTRHSALKNHQLIHTGYKPFTCTECNKTFTRHSALKKHQVIHTGHKPFTCTECNKTFTWHSALKNHQVIHTGYKPYTCIECNKSFTRLSNLKFHERIHTGDKPYTWQKPFTCTECKKHFTHLSYLKRHKIIHTGHKPFMCTECNKIFTQFSNLKFHKKIHMGAKPYTL